The Maridesulfovibrio salexigens DSM 2638 region ACAGACGGCAACTTCACAAAACGTGCTTCCGGCTATCTGGAAGTTCTGCTTGATATAGAGACAGCTCAAATAGAAAGCGCAGAATAGATAAGAGCTCAAAATCCCTCACATAGGGCGAAAAAGGCCCACTACGAAATGCCGGACTCCTGTATGGGACTCCGGCATTAATTGTTTAAGTGCCTACAGCTCGAATAATGAAAAGACAAAGCCACCATTCTATGAAGGCGACCTTGTCATTTACTGCGTATTACACCAATCTCTATATGATAATGACTTGCGATATCAAAGCGACAGTGTTATGCTTCCTCTGAATTGGAGGAAACTATGGTCGTAATCAGCACAAATAACTGGAAACATAGTGATAATGTTTCGAACAAATGGCTTCTGGAGTCGCAAATGGAGGTAGCGTGGAAGGAGTATCAGATCAAAAGCGGCATCAAATTGATTGTTCAAAATCTTCCGGCATTGGAAGAAAATGTACAATTTGAATTTGAATCCGATTCCGCCCCGGTCCAATTTTTATACTGCTTGTCGGGGGGAACCCGACATACTGTTATTGATAAAACTCAAAAACAACATTCGATTAAAACAGCAAATCAAAAACTAACTTTATCTTATCTACCTGAAACTAAGGGTATTTCAATAATCCCAAAAGGAATCCCACTACAATCTGTAGGTCTGCAAATTCATCCTGAAACACTGCTCCAGCTTGTTGATGAAGCCGGACGCTCAGTTTGCCCGCAGCTTTATGCTAGTATCAAATCCAAAAATCCCCAGCCGTATTTTCACGAAACAGAATTGCCGCTGCCCATTCAAATAACAGTACAGCAGATTCTGGAATGCATGCTCAGTGGGTCGATGAAAAAGATCTTCCTGGAATACAAAGCTCTTGAGCTCATGTACACACAGCTCAGCCTTCTTGATTGTGCCCTGATTAAAACAAAGAAAATAACGCCTTACGAACATCAGACGGTCATGAGAGCTTACAAAATATTGATGCAGGATATCGTTTCGCCGCCTCCTCTTCTGGATCTGGCTAAACAGGCCGGCATAACTCACACTAGGCTCAACCAGCTTTTTAAAACCATATACGGCAAGACCGTTTTCGGAGTTCTAAGGCAGGAAAGACTGGAATGCTCCAGAAGAATGCTTGAAGACGGACGAAGAACTATTGCCGAAGTTGCTTATGAGTGCGGATTCTCAAACCCCAGCCACCTTTCACGTGCTTTTGTAAAACAGTATGGTCTGCAACCTAAACGTTATCAGGCGGAACACTTGAAGCTGCAGCAAAAAAGCACATCGACCCAGATAGTTTAGCTGTTCTTCTAAAAAGAACAGCTAAGCGCTATATAAAAATATCATTCGAATCATATTGTCGCTGATCTACAGACGGCTTGTAGACAATTAGCCTACAAAAAACCTACCCATTCTTCTTTAAATATTTACTAACCGCCTGCCGGGTAACCCCGATAAGCTGGGCGGCGGAGGACTGATTGCCTTTGGTGCGGCGCAGAGCTTCATCGATAAGTCTGGCTCGGACCTCTTGCAGAGTCGGTAGACGGATACCGAAAGTAACGCTTTCTTCGGAATCAGAGACCGGGGCAACTGTTTCAAGGGATTCTCCCGGCACTACCAGCAGTTTTTTGAAGTGCTCAGGCTTAACTTCTTTGTAACCGCAGATGCTTGCGGCATCATGAACCAGATGCTGTAATTCGCGCACATTTCCCGGAAAAGGATAGTTATCCAGAAAAGCAGAAAGCTCATGAACATCCGCTTCAACTTCGCTGGATGTTTCCGCTTGAACCTCATTAAGAAAATGGGAAATAAGCAACGGCAGATCTCCTCTGCGCTCCCTTAGCGGCGGGATATTCAACATGTGCCCGCGCAACCGAAAAAATAGATCCTTTCGGAATTTGCCCTGCTCCTGCATAGCTTTGAAAGATTGATGGGTGGCGGTAATAATTCTCGCGCTGGAGCGTTTAGCCATATCTGATCCAAGCGGCATGAACTCGTGCTCCTGCAACAATCTCAGCAACTTAGTTTGTGAAGCCTGGCTGAGATCGCCAATTTCATCAAGAAACAGCGTCCCGTTCTTGGCCTTCTCCACCAAACCGATGCGCGCTTCTGAAGCTCCGGTAAAAGCACCTTTCTTATGCCCGAAAAGAGTATCGGAAAAGACATTGTCATCCAGTCCGGCAACATTCACGGGCACAAAATTACCCTTTCTACCGCTGGCATTGTGCACTGCCCGGGCAACGAGTTCCTTGCCTACTCCGGATTCACCGGTAATCAAGACCGGACGTGAAGTCTCGGCAATAGCTTCAATATATTTAAAGATGGAGATCATATCCTTGTGGGCGGTGACAATCTCCGAGAAAAGCTCCGGGCGGTCCGGTGAATCCTTGAAAAAACGCTGTTGCAGGGATTTGTTCTCCTGCCGCAATTCGAAAATTTCAATGGCGTGACGAACCCCGGCGATGAGCGTGTTGCGGTCCTCGGTTTTGACGATGAAGTCGAAGGCCCCCTTGCGGATACAATTGACCACGGCCTTGATTTCGTTCAGCCCTGAAATGACCAGTACCGGGAGCTCCGGATGCTCCTCCACAATCTGCGGAATAAGCTCTTCTCCGGAAACACCGGGCATCATCAAATCTACGGCTACGGCGCAAAACTGGCGCTGGGCAAGCGTTTCCATTGTCTTTGTGCCGTCACTCAGCAGAACAACGTTATCAATACCCTGCGAACGCAGGGTGGCCCGAAAACTTTGCAGCCACGAATCCTCATCATCAACCAGCAGTAATGGATACCTTGGTGTCTGCCCTGTACTTTTACTCATCATTATCCCCGTCAGTGATTACCGGAATTGAAAATTTTGCAATGGTCCCCCCGCCGGGGTTAGCTGAAAACTCCAGCCGACCGCCATGTTCCTGCACAATTGTCGATGATACGGACAAGCCCAGACCGGTGCCGCCGCTGGTCCGTTTCGTAGTGAAAAAAGGATCAGTGATCTTCTTAAAATGCTCCTCGGCAATGCCCACACCTTCATCACGAACCCCAATTTCAACCACCTGCTCTTTAGTATTAAACTTTGAAGACAGCAGAATCCTCTGATTGCGGTCAGTTAAGGCTTCGCAAGAATTAACCAGCAGGTTAATCAATACCTGTGAAATTCGCTGCGAATTTCCACGCACCTGCGGAAGCTCTGTAGCAAGGTCCATTTCAAAACGCGCAGTCTTCTTGCTGATAAGATTTTCCAGCAGCCGCAGGGAGTTATCAACCACATCCACCAGATCAACTTCCCACATCAACTCACCGGGCTCCAGTCGCGAATAATCCTTGAGACTGTTTACAATCCCGCTGATACGACTCGCTCCTTCCTGCATACGAGCCAAGAGATCAGGCATAAAATTCCGCAGCTCACCATATTCCAGCCCACCCGCAAGAAAGTCGCCGTTTTCGTGATAGTAATCCTCAAGAATGGGGGTTATATCGCGCCATATTTCATCCAGCAGAGGCAGATTGAGGGTCATAAAACTGTTGGGATTATTGATTTCATGGGCCATACCTGAAACCAATACCCCCAATGAAACCATTTTATCAGCCTGAATGAGCTGCTGTTGCTTTTCCTTGGCCTGACGTTCGGATTCCACGCGTTCAGTGATATCGCGTATGGCACAGACCCCAACCTTTTCGCCCTGAAAAATAATGTCCCGCTGCTGAATTTTACAAATGAGCATTCGCCCGTCCCTGCAACGAAAATTAGCATCAAAACGAGTCCGGCGATTGCGGGACGTATGCAACCGCACTATTTCACGGTGCTCCGGGTCGGCAAGGTCATCGATATTGAGTCCGGCAAGCTCCTCCTGCGAATAACCAAAGAGATGCAATCCGGCACGGTTGGCGGTCAGAATCTCCCCTTCATGATGAATGAAAATTGCTTCAAAAGTAGACTGCGAAAGCTGGCGAAAACGTTCTTCACTCTCGCGCAGGGCAACTTCAACTACGCGGCGTCTGGCAATGGCCTGAGCCTGCAAAAAGTTCTTGCGAGCCAGAATAGACATCTGATTGGCAATTAAACAAAGCGCATTGCAGACACTCAGGAACTGATCCCGAGACATGGACGGGACCTCGGCAAGAGCTTCCATCAGCTGATCTTCGTCAGCACCGATTTCGCGGGCATATCGGCGAATGCGGTCATCATTGGTGGGCGGGCAGCGCACCTGTCCGATAATCCAGTTGGCAATGTGGCGATCCCCTACATAAAAACTCGTCCCGCCGTCCCAAAGCCCTCCGCTGAGACAGGGGCGCATGATTGGTTCCAAGGGGCTTTTGGTTCCGAAAGATGCATCAGAACGCATGCAGTTAGCCATGCCTTTCTCCGTGTTTCGAATCAAATCGCAGAAACGGCAGAAACGGCTAGGCTTGGTGATGGGCCGCCCTTCCAGATCGGTAATGACTGAGGCAACCCGCGTAGCTTCAGAAAATGCATCCTGAATACGCTGGATAGCCTCCACATCAAAATAATCTTCAAAGCGGTGCTGCCTGCTCTCATCCTGTGAATCAGGTATAACCGCATTCAATCTGTAATTTCCGTTAAAGTTCTCACACCGAAAATGAGATTCCTCAAGCTCTGCCACCCTGCCACGCAAGGTATTCAGCTCTTCGATAAAGTCCTCATGAACATCTAATTTCTTATCTTTTCTTTTATCTGCTTCCATTTTGCCCATACTGCTTTCAGGAAAATCATTTTTGCGGTCCTGACCGATTACATCCTAGACCTATCAAAGCATTTTCAATGCCAGCCCCGGCACCTACCGTTGATTGGCCTAAAACCAAGGTAAACACATCCCCCCACCCAATGCAATCTTCCTATTCTCCCCCTGAAGCAACCCCGGTTGACAACCTTGGTAAACCCCGCGTCAACCAAACGAACATTATCCACATAAAAGACTTTAAATATTAACTTTTACCATTAGAAAACCCTCACCACACCCATACTTTGTCAACCTGCGCTGACACCCTGTTTTCAGCCCAATCATGTCTCAAAAGTCACCAACCGAACCTAACCACCACAAAAACAAAGCAGAAACACACATGGCACGTTTTTCTCTTTAGGGAAGCCGTAACATGATGGAAGGTGAATGGATTTTATCAAATTTTAACTGAAGGAAAACCGATGCCGGTAACAACAGAAATTGCGCTGCGCATGGTCGCTGCCGCACAGAAAAAAGCGGAAGAAATCGGTGTGCCAATGGTCATTGCCGTGGTTGATCAGGGTGGGAATCTTCTTGCTCAGGTCCGCATGGATGATGCTCTTTTAGTGAGTATCGACCTGTCCCTGAACAAAGCCTACACCGCCGTAGCCGCCAAGATGAGTACAGAAACCCTATGCTCTGTATCTCAGCCCGGCGGTGAACTCTACGGCATCCACAACGCGAACAATGGACGCATTGTCATTTTCGGCGGCGGACTGCCCATTGAAGAAAACGGGAAAGTAATCGGTGGAATAGGTGTCAGTGGCGGAAGTGTTGCTCAGGACACAGCTTGTGCGGAAGCAGGTCTTGCAGCTTTTAAATAGGTTTTACCAATTTTAAGGAGTGGAAAATGACTAAGAACAAACCCAGCGTTGAAATCCCCAAAACAGTAGGCGCATCCGGCAGAGTAACCAAAACCCTTGATCGTTTCCTGAATACCGCCCCGGCAGTCTGCGCCGAACGCGCGGTGCTGATCACTGAATCCTACAAGGAGACCGAAGGTCAGCCCATGTCTATCCGCCGCGCCAAGGCTCTGGAAAAGATCCTTTCCGGCATGTCCATCTTCATTCAGGACGATGAACTCATCGTCGGTAACCAGTGCTCCATGCCCCGTTCAGCACCTATCTTCCCTGAATTTTCCTGCAAATGGGTTGAAGATGAACTGGACCGCCTTGAAAAAAGAACCGCTGACGTATTCCTTATTTCTGAAGACGTAAAAGCCAAGCTGCGCGAAGCATTCACCTATTGGGACGGCAAGACCGTTAATGAAATTGCATCCCAGCTCATGCCCGCCGAATCCCTCGAAGCGCATAACGATGTAGTCTACACCGTAGGTAACTACTTCTATAACGGCGTAGGCCATATCTCCGCCAACTACGAAAAAGTCCTTAACCTCGGTATCAACGCCATCATCAAGCAGGCCGAAGACAAACTTGCTACCCTTGATTTCGCTGACGGTGAACAGCTCAACCAAATGCATTTCCTCAATTCGGTTATCATCGCCAACAAAGCAGTCCTCGCTTTTGCCAAACGCTTTGCCGATCTAGCTGAAAAAATGGCCTCTGCCTGCGAAGAGCCTACCCGTAGAATAGAACTGAAAGAAATCGCCCGTATCTGCCGCAAAGTCCCTGCCCAGCCCGCCGAGAATTTTCAGGAAGCATTGCAGGCATTCTGGTTTGTACATCTGGTCATCCAGATTGAATCCAATGGACACTCTATCTCACCCATGCGCTTTGACCAGTACATGAACCCCTTCCTGCAAAAAGACGACATCTCCATCGAGCAGGCTCAGGAAATGCTGGATATGCTCTGGATCAAATTTGCTGAACTGAACAAGGTCCGCGACGAAAACTCCACCATGGCTTTCGCCGGGTATCCCATGTTCATGAACCTTATTGTAGGCGGCCAGAAACGCGACGGTTCCGATGCAACCAACGCCATGTCTTATCTGGTGCTTCAGGCTGGGGCCAACACCAAGCTCTACGCTCCGTCCCTGTCCATCCGTATCCACGAGGGTACCCCCGATCCGCTGTACAAAAAGGCAGCAGAACTGAGCCGCATGGGTATGGGTTACCCCGCATACTACAACGATAGAGTTATCGTGCCCGCACTGCTGGCCCGTGGTCTTGAGCGTGAAGATGCCCGCGATTACGGTATCATCGGTTGTGTTGAGCCTCAGGTGGGCGGCAAGACCGAAGGCTGGCATGATGCTGCTTTCTACAACATGTCCAAAATCATCGAGCTGGCCCTCAATGATGGTGTTGACCAGCGTACCGGAAAGCAGATCGGACCCAAATCCGGCAAGATGGAAGAGTTCAAATCCTTTGAAGACGTTATGGAAGCATACACCCAGCAGACTTCCTACTTCGTCAAGCTCATGGCTGCCGCTGACAACGCTGTAGATATGACTCATGGCAAGCATTGTCCGCTGCCTTTCCTCTCTTCACTCGTTGATGATTGTATTGCCGAAGCCAAATCCTTGCAGGAAGGCGGAGCACATTACAACTTCACCGGACCTCAGGGCGTAGGTGTTGCCAACGCAGGCGACTCCCTGACCGCTATCAAGAAACTGGTTTTCGATGAAGAAGCCATCACACTCAAAGAGCTGCATGCAGCGCTTGCCAATGACTTCGAAGGTCAGGAAGACCTGCGCATGATGCTTGTTAACCGAGCACCCAAATACGGCAACGATGACGATTACGCGGATGAAATCGCCAAGGAAGCCGCGCTGATCTACTGCGAAGAAGTGAACAAGTACACCAACCCCCGCGGCGGTAAATTTCAGCCCGGCCTGTACCCCGCTTCCGCAAATGTGCCCCTCGGTTCTGTAGTTATGGCTACCCCTGACGGACGTAAAGCATGGTCACCGCTGGCAGACGGTGTATCGCCCATCTCCGGTTACGATTCCTGCGGTCCCACCGCATCCGTACTCTCGGTTGCCAAACTGGACCACGAAATCGCATCCAACGGAACCCTGCTGAACCAGAAGTTCCACCCCTCCGCCATTGAAGGCGAAAAGGGGCTGGAAAACCTCAAGGCCGTTACCGAAGCCTACTTCCAGAACGGCGGATTCCACGTGCAGTACAACGTCATCAGCCGGGATACCCTGCTTGATGCTCAGGCCAACCCTGAAAAGCACAAAGGACTGGTTGTCCGCGTAGCTGGATACAGCGCATTCTTCACCGCGCTCGATAAATCCCTGCAGGATGACATCCTCGCCCGTACTGAACAGAACTTCTAAAGTTGCCTCCGGCGGCTGGGGAAGGGAAACTTTTGCAAAAGTTTCCCTTCCCCAGACCCCATCCCTTCAAAACCTTTCAGTAAGGCTTCGCCGCTTTGAGCGGGAAAGTGAGAATAATTTTATGAGATGGAAAGAGAGGCAGCATAAATTTAGTTTAGACGACAAGAACAAAGCTGACCTTACGGGATTAGTCTTTGATATTCAGCGCTTTGCTGTGCATGACGGTAACGGTATTCGCACACTGGTCTTTTTGAAGGGCTGTCCGTTACGCTGCAAATGGTGCCAGAACCCTGAATCCATGAGCAGCAAGCCTGAAATCATGCGCATCCCTCACCACTGTATAAGCTGTGTGAAGTGCGCTACCCTTTGCCCGGAACAGGCAATTGAATACCGGGAAGACGGGGTATTTATTGACCGGGACAAATGTACCTATTGCGGTGAATGTGTTGAGAAGTGCTATGCCGGGTCTATGACAATTGTGGGTCGCTACCTGACCGTCGAAGAGGTCATGGAAGAAGTTGAACGCGATCGTCCGTTTTACAACACTTCGGAAGGCGGAGTTACTTTTTCCGGCGGAGAACCGACCATGCAATCTGCATTTTTAATTGCAGCATTAAAAGACGCAAAAGAACGCGGATTACATACAGCCATTGAATCCTGCTGTTTATGTTCACCCAAAACATTTGCCAAGGTTTTGGATTACACCGATCTGGTGCTCACCGACATCAAGCACATGGATTCGGATCGACACAAGGAGCTGACAGGAATGCACAATGTGCAGATTCTGGAGAACATCCGCATGGCTGCGAAGACGGGCAAGAAATTACGTATTCGCATACCGCTCATTCCCGGATGCAACGATTCTAAGGAAAACATAAAAGCCACTGCTAAATTTGTGGAATCGCTAGGTGCAAACGTGGAAGGACTGGACATTCTGCCCTACCACCGTCTCGGCGAACCTAAATGGGAACAGCTTGACCGTGAATACACCTTGAGTGGTGTTAAGCCCCCTGAGCGCGAACATGTCATGGAACTGAAAGATCTGGTTACACCTC contains the following coding sequences:
- a CDS encoding helix-turn-helix domain-containing protein, whose translation is MVVISTNNWKHSDNVSNKWLLESQMEVAWKEYQIKSGIKLIVQNLPALEENVQFEFESDSAPVQFLYCLSGGTRHTVIDKTQKQHSIKTANQKLTLSYLPETKGISIIPKGIPLQSVGLQIHPETLLQLVDEAGRSVCPQLYASIKSKNPQPYFHETELPLPIQITVQQILECMLSGSMKKIFLEYKALELMYTQLSLLDCALIKTKKITPYEHQTVMRAYKILMQDIVSPPPLLDLAKQAGITHTRLNQLFKTIYGKTVFGVLRQERLECSRRMLEDGRRTIAEVAYECGFSNPSHLSRAFVKQYGLQPKRYQAEHLKLQQKSTSTQIV
- a CDS encoding sigma-54-dependent transcriptional regulator, producing MSKSTGQTPRYPLLLVDDEDSWLQSFRATLRSQGIDNVVLLSDGTKTMETLAQRQFCAVAVDLMMPGVSGEELIPQIVEEHPELPVLVISGLNEIKAVVNCIRKGAFDFIVKTEDRNTLIAGVRHAIEIFELRQENKSLQQRFFKDSPDRPELFSEIVTAHKDMISIFKYIEAIAETSRPVLITGESGVGKELVARAVHNASGRKGNFVPVNVAGLDDNVFSDTLFGHKKGAFTGASEARIGLVEKAKNGTLFLDEIGDLSQASQTKLLRLLQEHEFMPLGSDMAKRSSARIITATHQSFKAMQEQGKFRKDLFFRLRGHMLNIPPLRERRGDLPLLISHFLNEVQAETSSEVEADVHELSAFLDNYPFPGNVRELQHLVHDAASICGYKEVKPEHFKKLLVVPGESLETVAPVSDSEESVTFGIRLPTLQEVRARLIDEALRRTKGNQSSAAQLIGVTRQAVSKYLKKNG
- a CDS encoding PocR ligand-binding domain-containing protein, with the protein product MEADKRKDKKLDVHEDFIEELNTLRGRVAELEESHFRCENFNGNYRLNAVIPDSQDESRQHRFEDYFDVEAIQRIQDAFSEATRVASVITDLEGRPITKPSRFCRFCDLIRNTEKGMANCMRSDASFGTKSPLEPIMRPCLSGGLWDGGTSFYVGDRHIANWIIGQVRCPPTNDDRIRRYAREIGADEDQLMEALAEVPSMSRDQFLSVCNALCLIANQMSILARKNFLQAQAIARRRVVEVALRESEERFRQLSQSTFEAIFIHHEGEILTANRAGLHLFGYSQEELAGLNIDDLADPEHREIVRLHTSRNRRTRFDANFRCRDGRMLICKIQQRDIIFQGEKVGVCAIRDITERVESERQAKEKQQQLIQADKMVSLGVLVSGMAHEINNPNSFMTLNLPLLDEIWRDITPILEDYYHENGDFLAGGLEYGELRNFMPDLLARMQEGASRISGIVNSLKDYSRLEPGELMWEVDLVDVVDNSLRLLENLISKKTARFEMDLATELPQVRGNSQRISQVLINLLVNSCEALTDRNQRILLSSKFNTKEQVVEIGVRDEGVGIAEEHFKKITDPFFTTKRTSGGTGLGLSVSSTIVQEHGGRLEFSANPGGGTIAKFSIPVITDGDNDE
- a CDS encoding GlcG/HbpS family heme-binding protein, coding for MPVTTEIALRMVAAAQKKAEEIGVPMVIAVVDQGGNLLAQVRMDDALLVSIDLSLNKAYTAVAAKMSTETLCSVSQPGGELYGIHNANNGRIVIFGGGLPIEENGKVIGGIGVSGGSVAQDTACAEAGLAAFK
- a CDS encoding glycyl radical protein; protein product: MTKNKPSVEIPKTVGASGRVTKTLDRFLNTAPAVCAERAVLITESYKETEGQPMSIRRAKALEKILSGMSIFIQDDELIVGNQCSMPRSAPIFPEFSCKWVEDELDRLEKRTADVFLISEDVKAKLREAFTYWDGKTVNEIASQLMPAESLEAHNDVVYTVGNYFYNGVGHISANYEKVLNLGINAIIKQAEDKLATLDFADGEQLNQMHFLNSVIIANKAVLAFAKRFADLAEKMASACEEPTRRIELKEIARICRKVPAQPAENFQEALQAFWFVHLVIQIESNGHSISPMRFDQYMNPFLQKDDISIEQAQEMLDMLWIKFAELNKVRDENSTMAFAGYPMFMNLIVGGQKRDGSDATNAMSYLVLQAGANTKLYAPSLSIRIHEGTPDPLYKKAAELSRMGMGYPAYYNDRVIVPALLARGLEREDARDYGIIGCVEPQVGGKTEGWHDAAFYNMSKIIELALNDGVDQRTGKQIGPKSGKMEEFKSFEDVMEAYTQQTSYFVKLMAAADNAVDMTHGKHCPLPFLSSLVDDCIAEAKSLQEGGAHYNFTGPQGVGVANAGDSLTAIKKLVFDEEAITLKELHAALANDFEGQEDLRMMLVNRAPKYGNDDDYADEIAKEAALIYCEEVNKYTNPRGGKFQPGLYPASANVPLGSVVMATPDGRKAWSPLADGVSPISGYDSCGPTASVLSVAKLDHEIASNGTLLNQKFHPSAIEGEKGLENLKAVTEAYFQNGGFHVQYNVISRDTLLDAQANPEKHKGLVVRVAGYSAFFTALDKSLQDDILARTEQNF
- a CDS encoding glycyl-radical enzyme activating protein → MRWKERQHKFSLDDKNKADLTGLVFDIQRFAVHDGNGIRTLVFLKGCPLRCKWCQNPESMSSKPEIMRIPHHCISCVKCATLCPEQAIEYREDGVFIDRDKCTYCGECVEKCYAGSMTIVGRYLTVEEVMEEVERDRPFYNTSEGGVTFSGGEPTMQSAFLIAALKDAKERGLHTAIESCCLCSPKTFAKVLDYTDLVLTDIKHMDSDRHKELTGMHNVQILENIRMAAKTGKKLRIRIPLIPGCNDSKENIKATAKFVESLGANVEGLDILPYHRLGEPKWEQLDREYTLSGVKPPEREHVMELKDLVTPHCPNVSVGG